In one window of Cololabis saira isolate AMF1-May2022 chromosome 23, fColSai1.1, whole genome shotgun sequence DNA:
- the ucn3l gene encoding urocortin 3, like, translated as MMLSSLKTLLLLSVLVAPTSSLCLRFHQTRNDLLCDQHIRIRTDTHQPQYSPDWGSLLQSEEFLTSSSSSSASSSSSSSASASSSSSSSAEESSREKRTSSPANYRFMSRTKLRGQMLRNSVKGDRMSRLTLSLDVPTNIMNVLFDVAKAKNLRAKAAENARLLAHIGRRK; from the coding sequence ATGATGCTGTCGTCCCTGaagacgctgctgctgctgtcggTCCTGGTCGCTCCGACCTCCAGCCTCTGTTTGCGTTTCCACCAAACCCGCAACGACCTGCTCTGCGACCAGCACATCAGGATCCGCACCGACACCCACCAGCCCCAATACTCCCCGGACTGGGGGTCCCTGCTGCAGTCCGAGGAGTTCCtcacctcctcatcctcctcctcagcatcctcatcctcctcctcctcagcatcagcatcttcctccagctcctcctccgcGGAGGAGTCCAGTCGGGAAAAAAGGACTTCCAGTCCCGCAAACTACCGCTTCATGAGCCGGACGAAGCTCCGCGGGCAGATGCTCCGCAACAGCGTGAAGGGGGACCGCATGAGCAGACTGACCCTGTCCCTGGACGTCCCCACCAACATCATGAACGTCCTGTTCGACGTGGCCAAAGCCAAGAACCTGCGCGCCAAGGCGGCGGAGAACGCGCGGCTCCTGGCGCACATCGGCCGgaggaaataa